Genomic segment of Nocardiopsis mwathae:
ATGCGCGCCGTGTGGTCCACGGTCACCGGCCAGCAGGTCCAGGGTGGTTCCACCATCACCCAGCAGATGGTCCGCGGCTACTACGACGGTCTGAGCAAGGACAGGTCGATCACCCGCAAGGTGAAGGAGATCGTCATCTCCCTCAAGGTCGACCAGTCCAAGGACAAACAGTGGGTGATGGAGAACTATCTCAACACCATCTACTTCGGTCGCCAGGCCTACGGCATCCAGGCCGCCGCGCAGGCGTACTTCCACAAGGACGTCGGCGAACTCAACGCCTCGGAGGCCGCGTTCCTCGCCGCCGCGATCCAGCAGCCCACTCTGTTCGGCCAGGCCGACGAGGACTACACGGCGAATATGGAGGAGCGCTGGCAGTACGTCATGAACGGCATGGTCACGATGAACGGCAAGGACGCCGACATCGGGATCACGCAGGCTGAGGCGGACGAGGCCGAGTTCCCCAAGCCGGACGAGCAGACCCCGCAGAGCGACCTCAGCGGGTACAAGGGCTACATGTTCCAGCAGGCCATGCGGGAGCTGGAAGACCTCGGCTACTCCGAGGACCTCATCAACCGCGGCGGTTTCAAGATCGTCACGACGTTCGACGAGGACCTCATGGAGAAGGCGAAGCAGGCGGTGGAGTCCACCCAGGGCATGGAATCCCTGCCCGAGCACGTCCAGGCGGGTCTGGCCGCCATCGAACCGAAGACCGGTGAGGTCAAGGCGTTCTACGGTGGCAAGGACTTCATCGAGAACCAGTACGACAGCGCCTTCAGCGGCAGCGCGCAGGCGGGTTCCGCGTTCAAGCCCTATACGCTCGCGGCGGCGCTTACGGAGGGCTACAGCGTCGACAGTGTGGTGGACGGCAGTTCGCCGATGGCGGTTCCCGGCGGCGGGTCGATCCGCAACGCCGGAGGGGTCAGCTACGGCCCGCTGACCCTGACCCAGGCCACCGCGAAGTCGAGCAACACCGCCTACGTGCGGCTCAACGAGCAGGTCGGCGGGGACAAGACGGCGGATGCAGCGGAGGCGGCGGGTCTTCCGGCCGCCTCCATGACCGAGGAGCAGCGCGCGGCGATGTCGTTCCCGCTGGGGATCTCCAGCGTGCGTCCGGTGGACCAGGCCAGCGGGTTCGCGACGTTCGCCAACGGCGGCGAGCACATCGAGGCGCACGTCGTCAAGAAGATCGTCAACAAGGACGGCGACGACGAGCGACCCGAGGTCGACAAGGAGCGGGCGTTCGACGAGAGCGTCGCCAACGACGTCACCTATGCGCTGGAGTCCGTCGTCAACGGCGGTACGGGCAGCAGGGCGGCGCTGGGCCGTCCGGCGGCCGGCAAGACCGGGACCACCGACGGAAACGTCGCCACCTGGTTCGTGGGGTACACCCCGCAGCTCGCCACGGCGATGACGGTCTACAGCGACGACAACAAGGCCGTCGTCGTCCCCGGCTGGGGTGTGGTCCAGGGCGGTACGCTCTCGACGTCCATCTGGCAGAAGTTCATGTCGATGGCCATGGAGGGCGAGGACATCGAGTCCTTCCCCGGACGCAGCGGTGGCGGAACGATCCATAACTGGGCGCCGAACGTTCCGGAACCCGAGGTGGAGGCTCCGCCGCAGGACCAGGGGCAGCAGCAGCCGGAGCAGCAGCCGGAGCAGCAGCCGGAGCTTCCGCCTGAGAACGGCGGAGGGAACGGCAACGGCGGCGGTGTGAGCCCGCCCGATGGCGGTGACGGCACGGGTGACGGCGGTGGTCACCAGCCCGACCCGGGTGGTGGTGAGGACCTCGGCGGCGGAGGCGGCCACGAGGGTGGCGATATTCCGCCACCGGGCGGCGGCGGTGGC
This window contains:
- a CDS encoding transglycosylase domain-containing protein, coding for MDGIEPQDSVPDAPDDNADDRTEVISPLAESSESGGTGSTPSEPAPEASDEAPTASVTETTGADASEQAESAPDGDPAEGAEGTADDAVGPSTSGSSEDSDGGSEGFGWFEASGGEAPAADPSDADGSSSSSAFKDSGSFFRDRVARTLAEQGYSLGDDGVISDADTTSSSTKAVDDDEDGDDSRDGVGASDDVDGSGASDAGGAADTADSAVGAGHADDAGDDADVLDAAGDDVEETVVTTPVAADSVSDKAEHDSVWDPEGTAAFTPVWDEEEDETETAAAGAPAAPGATGSGGAGASAGSADSVDSPGDDSSRDGADSTRPNATAAGAADGDGADGGDASDPSEEASSDATTPVDAGALAGAGLGTAAAAGAASASGSRETPDGRDTADAAHAAGTTATFDVPDMSGAAGGPAGGGPAAAAGAGGLAAAVSKAKKAGKSKGEKKGGAKPKKPLWLRLTMGGLITAGVFVLLGVIGFGVAYATIEVPDGTQAAATEQGSTFYYADGETEFAYRGTDREPITYEEIPEVVQDAVISAEDRGFWSEPGVSLSGTMRAVWSTVTGQQVQGGSTITQQMVRGYYDGLSKDRSITRKVKEIVISLKVDQSKDKQWVMENYLNTIYFGRQAYGIQAAAQAYFHKDVGELNASEAAFLAAAIQQPTLFGQADEDYTANMEERWQYVMNGMVTMNGKDADIGITQAEADEAEFPKPDEQTPQSDLSGYKGYMFQQAMRELEDLGYSEDLINRGGFKIVTTFDEDLMEKAKQAVESTQGMESLPEHVQAGLAAIEPKTGEVKAFYGGKDFIENQYDSAFSGSAQAGSAFKPYTLAAALTEGYSVDSVVDGSSPMAVPGGGSIRNAGGVSYGPLTLTQATAKSSNTAYVRLNEQVGGDKTADAAEAAGLPAASMTEEQRAAMSFPLGISSVRPVDQASGFATFANGGEHIEAHVVKKIVNKDGDDERPEVDKERAFDESVANDVTYALESVVNGGTGSRAALGRPAAGKTGTTDGNVATWFVGYTPQLATAMTVYSDDNKAVVVPGWGVVQGGTLSTSIWQKFMSMAMEGEDIESFPGRSGGGTIHNWAPNVPEPEVEAPPQDQGQQQPEQQPEQQPELPPENGGGNGNGGGVSPPDGGDGTGDGGGHQPDPGGGEDLGGGGGHEGGDIPPPGGGGGGTAGPG